In the Methylomonas rhizoryzae genome, one interval contains:
- a CDS encoding RHS repeat-associated core domain-containing protein, with protein MGNRTQETLSNSDGTVKTFLRQYDTLNRLVRQSTALGADTQYSYDREGHVLERTNTLGHTVSYAYDAAYRISQLTDPSGNSTYFQYNEQNFITQVTDPKGWVTKYDYNALGDLLQVESPDQGVTEYSYDLSGNLKTRVDARGAKLEYTYDALDRPKKLTANKVDGVKPREVVSWKYDENQNGTGRLTTMSDESGDTSFEYDSHGRLIKATQASKYGKATLTQSVKYRYDSNGRPDHLTYPSGTVVSYDYDNQGRIHQLNINDKPVLENIVYQPFGPPVAWLSNGRQYTRTFDADGDISEYSLGNNDRTIEYDQGKRITAYLHNDSRLDRSFDYDDNDRIISDTANSGEIFNYEYDANGNRLSHSINNSNTLYTINNKNNRLVNSTGAIKKAYAYDKAGNILSDGNILYYWDAFGHLVETKNSTTHYEYFYNGFGQRIMKNNAELSNAPYRFIYDKAGHLLGEYDKFGRVRQETVWLGDIPVAVIDNAKIYTIDTDHLNTPRVILDSSNKPVWRWDNSDAFGSILPNNDPDKDGKKFEYNLRFPGQYFDQETGLFYNYFRYYDPKLGRYRQSDLIGLKGGINTYTYVSNNPLRYIDPLGLTQYDNVARELAVESQLDLSFPDSYKSYGP; from the coding sequence TTGGGAAACAGAACGCAAGAAACCTTATCCAATTCGGATGGCACTGTTAAAACATTTCTTCGGCAATATGACACATTAAATCGCTTAGTAAGACAATCAACTGCACTTGGTGCCGATACACAATACAGCTACGACCGTGAAGGTCACGTACTTGAACGCACAAATACGTTAGGACATACCGTAAGTTATGCCTACGATGCAGCATACCGCATTAGCCAATTGACTGATCCAAGTGGAAATTCGACTTATTTTCAATATAACGAGCAGAATTTTATAACCCAGGTTACCGATCCTAAAGGATGGGTAACAAAATACGACTACAATGCACTGGGCGATTTACTTCAAGTGGAATCACCCGACCAGGGAGTTACAGAATATTCTTATGATTTATCGGGAAATCTAAAAACCCGTGTCGACGCAAGAGGCGCAAAACTCGAATATACCTATGATGCATTGGATAGGCCGAAAAAGTTAACCGCCAATAAAGTCGATGGCGTCAAGCCGCGAGAGGTTGTCAGCTGGAAATATGACGAAAATCAAAACGGTACCGGCCGCTTGACTACCATGAGCGACGAGTCCGGCGACACTTCATTTGAATATGATAGTCATGGCCGATTAATCAAAGCTACGCAAGCTAGCAAATACGGCAAAGCCACGCTCACACAATCCGTCAAATATCGCTACGACTCAAACGGTCGCCCGGATCATCTGACTTACCCGTCCGGCACAGTTGTTAGCTATGATTACGATAATCAAGGCCGAATTCATCAGCTGAATATCAACGATAAACCGGTGCTTGAAAACATAGTCTATCAACCATTCGGTCCACCAGTCGCTTGGCTCAGCAACGGGAGACAGTACACTCGCACATTTGATGCGGATGGCGATATAAGTGAATATTCGCTAGGGAATAATGATCGTACTATTGAATACGACCAAGGCAAACGCATTACTGCTTATCTCCATAATGATTCACGGCTCGATCGCAGCTTCGATTACGACGACAATGATAGAATAATTTCGGATACGGCTAATAGCGGCGAAATATTTAACTATGAATATGATGCCAACGGCAATCGCCTTAGTCATTCCATCAACAATTCAAACACTTTATATACAATCAACAACAAAAACAATCGGTTAGTAAATTCTACGGGTGCGATAAAAAAGGCTTACGCTTACGACAAAGCGGGTAATATCCTTTCGGATGGAAATATACTGTATTATTGGGATGCATTCGGGCATTTAGTCGAAACAAAAAACTCTACAACCCATTACGAATATTTTTATAATGGCTTCGGTCAACGTATCATGAAAAATAATGCTGAACTAAGTAATGCACCGTATCGATTTATATACGATAAAGCCGGGCATTTATTGGGGGAATACGACAAGTTCGGCCGTGTAAGACAAGAAACTGTCTGGCTTGGCGATATTCCGGTTGCCGTGATCGATAATGCAAAAATTTACACCATAGATACCGACCACCTAAACACCCCGAGGGTGATTTTAGATAGTTCGAACAAGCCCGTATGGCGCTGGGATAATAGCGACGCGTTTGGATCCATTTTACCGAATAACGATCCGGATAAAGACGGCAAAAAATTCGAATACAACTTACGCTTTCCCGGACAATATTTCGACCAGGAAACCGGGTTATTTTATAACTATTTTAGATACTACGATCCCAAGCTAGGCCGCTATCGACAAAGCGATTTAATTGGTTTAAAAGGGGGCATTAATACTTATACCTATGTTAGCAACAACCCATTACGGTATATCGACCCTCTTGGCTTGACTCAATATGATAACGTTGCAAGGGAGTTAGCAGTCGAATCACAACTTGATCTTAGTTTTCCAGATAGCTATAAAAGTTATGGACCTTAA
- a CDS encoding DUF695 domain-containing protein, with protein sequence MPDHEITIDLPEPHYTLFNSKRDGLPEVIVVNDALLAFQHTAIFPWHLCITIEAEELIENGMPSEKESKLLFDLGDEIESVVLKGRTEQGAENAMFLARSTWNEARELMFQVHDPEVAHTELQTLLHSRTWQRQWNYRMENDPEWEKASFVFQLFPQARGCDA encoded by the coding sequence ATGCCGGACCACGAAATCACCATCGACTTACCCGAGCCGCACTACACGCTGTTCAACTCCAAGCGAGACGGGCTTCCCGAGGTAATCGTGGTCAACGATGCGTTGCTCGCCTTCCAGCACACAGCGATCTTCCCTTGGCACCTCTGCATCACGATAGAAGCCGAGGAACTAATCGAGAACGGCATGCCGTCGGAAAAGGAGAGCAAACTCCTGTTCGATCTGGGCGACGAGATCGAATCCGTTGTTCTCAAGGGGCGAACCGAACAAGGAGCTGAGAACGCAATGTTCCTGGCTCGAAGCACCTGGAATGAGGCGCGTGAACTGATGTTCCAAGTCCATGATCCAGAGGTCGCTCATACCGAACTCCAAACCCTTCTTCACAGCCGCACATGGCAGCGGCAATGGAACTATCGAATGGAGAATGACCCCGAGTGGGAGAAGGCATCCTTCGTCTTCCAACTCTTTCCTCAGGCGCGTGGCTGTGACGCCTAA
- a CDS encoding glycosyltransferase, producing MRIAVVIPCYRTGDAVLSVLGRIDVQVAAIYVVDDACPQHTGDRVEQVCIDPRIKVLRHEQNQGVGGAVVTGIRAALADGADIIVKIDGDGQMDPGLIGKFVEPIRLRRADYCKGNRFYKLEYLESMPKLRLFGNTVLSFVSKMSTGYWSVMDPTNGYVAMHAKIAAELPLDKLSKRFFFESDLLFRLNIMRAVVEDVPMQAVYADEISNLSVRRVVWEFSGLYLNRFFKRLFYSYFLRGFNAASVMFLAGSVLSLAGSGFGAWQWYHNSAAGVFSSAGTVMLAVLPIVLGFQLLLTAVQIDIQSEPRLPVHLKL from the coding sequence ATGCGGATCGCAGTCGTTATTCCTTGTTACCGGACCGGGGATGCCGTGTTGTCGGTGTTGGGGCGCATCGACGTACAAGTGGCTGCAATCTACGTCGTCGACGATGCCTGTCCGCAGCATACCGGCGACAGAGTCGAGCAGGTGTGCATCGATCCCAGGATAAAGGTGCTGCGGCACGAACAAAACCAAGGGGTAGGCGGGGCGGTGGTGACCGGGATTCGGGCGGCGCTGGCGGACGGAGCGGACATCATCGTCAAGATAGACGGCGACGGGCAAATGGATCCGGGCTTGATCGGCAAATTCGTCGAACCGATCCGGCTGCGCCGGGCCGATTATTGCAAGGGCAACCGTTTTTACAAGCTGGAATATCTGGAGAGCATGCCCAAGCTGCGCTTATTCGGCAATACCGTATTGTCCTTCGTCAGCAAAATGTCCACCGGCTATTGGAGCGTCATGGACCCGACCAACGGTTATGTGGCCATGCACGCCAAAATCGCCGCCGAACTGCCGCTGGACAAGTTATCCAAACGGTTTTTTTTCGAATCCGATTTGCTGTTTCGTTTGAATATCATGCGGGCGGTGGTGGAAGACGTGCCGATGCAGGCGGTGTACGCCGACGAGATCAGCAATTTGTCGGTGCGGCGAGTCGTTTGGGAATTTTCCGGTTTGTATTTGAACCGTTTTTTCAAGCGATTGTTTTACAGTTATTTTTTGCGCGGTTTCAATGCGGCGTCGGTGATGTTTCTGGCCGGGAGCGTCTTGTCGTTGGCCGGCAGCGGTTTCGGCGCCTGGCAGTGGTACCACAACAGCGCAGCCGGAGTATTTTCCAGCGCCGGAACGGTGATGTTGGCGGTGTTGCCCATCGTACTGGGTTTTCAGTTGCTGTTGACCGCCGTACAGATCGACATCCAAAGCGAACCGCGCCTGCCGGTGCATCTCAAGCTTTAG
- a CDS encoding EamA family transporter, whose translation MKASAALMCLSVTLALAAGQVLFKQGALQISGAGFWERLIQALTNAYLLAGLALYALTTMAWVWVLTQVPLSRAYPFTALAFVIVPVAAHYLFGEAWHLQLLIGSLLIVAGIIVIGSA comes from the coding sequence ATGAAGGCTTCCGCCGCTTTGATGTGTTTGAGCGTGACTTTGGCCCTGGCCGCCGGGCAAGTGCTGTTCAAACAAGGTGCTCTGCAAATTAGCGGTGCGGGATTTTGGGAACGTTTGATTCAGGCGTTGACTAACGCTTATCTGCTGGCCGGGCTGGCGCTGTATGCGCTGACGACGATGGCATGGGTGTGGGTGTTGACCCAGGTACCGCTGAGCCGGGCATATCCGTTCACCGCTCTGGCTTTCGTCATCGTGCCGGTGGCGGCGCATTATCTGTTCGGCGAAGCGTGGCATCTGCAACTACTGATCGGTTCGCTGCTGATCGTCGCCGGCATTATCGTGATCGGGAGTGCTTGA
- a CDS encoding glycosyltransferase family 39 protein: MTENKVPTAAISVLLFVCALILRISYVYSMEIDFPFRADAGKYLRLALNLAFNHSYSLAEQAPFTPSTYISPGYPLFLAAVLRLTGEIPQFYSTVLLIQALLSSLTVLLTFHLVLRLTHVWAAFLGALWVAISPQLIIGSGYVLTETLSGFLIVLSVTVYLLGWDKRHWLWFALSGAMFACAALVRPAILLFPPLLCLASLLSKQQVKRHAALLVALVSVWAPWQIWQSDNRQPDEVNLAAAAFALGGYPDLTFKTPELRGYPYREDPQYEAMTKSLANAASVIWARALQQPWRYASWYLFGKPWQYWQAEEVAGAGGPYVYEVASSVYTRQPLPAFTLNMMMAIHPLLIALGGLACVGYLADWRARPSICANDPAALVCVALLAYFTALHSVLAPLPRYAFPVYPIAYGLAAAGAARLLVAAKAKWLP, encoded by the coding sequence ATGACTGAGAATAAAGTACCCACTGCCGCCATAAGCGTTCTGCTGTTCGTGTGCGCGTTGATTTTACGCATCAGTTACGTGTATTCGATGGAAATCGATTTCCCGTTCCGGGCCGACGCCGGCAAGTACCTGCGTCTGGCCTTGAATTTGGCCTTCAACCATAGTTATTCGTTGGCGGAACAGGCCCCGTTCACTCCGTCCACTTATATTTCCCCGGGATACCCCCTGTTTTTGGCGGCCGTGTTGCGTTTGACCGGCGAGATTCCGCAGTTTTACAGCACGGTGCTGTTGATTCAAGCCTTGCTATCCAGTCTGACCGTACTGCTGACTTTTCATCTGGTGTTGCGCTTGACCCACGTTTGGGCGGCATTTTTGGGCGCGTTGTGGGTGGCAATTTCGCCGCAGTTGATTATCGGCAGCGGCTACGTGCTGACCGAAACCCTGTCCGGCTTTCTGATTGTTTTGTCGGTGACCGTTTACCTGTTAGGCTGGGATAAACGGCATTGGCTCTGGTTCGCCCTGAGCGGAGCGATGTTCGCCTGCGCGGCTTTGGTCAGGCCGGCTATTTTGTTGTTTCCGCCGCTGTTGTGCTTGGCATCGTTGCTGTCGAAGCAGCAGGTTAAACGGCATGCGGCGCTCCTGGTGGCGCTGGTTTCGGTCTGGGCGCCTTGGCAAATCTGGCAGTCGGACAATCGCCAACCCGACGAGGTCAATCTGGCGGCGGCGGCTTTCGCGCTGGGCGGCTACCCGGATTTGACCTTCAAAACCCCGGAATTACGCGGTTATCCGTATCGGGAAGACCCGCAATACGAGGCGATGACTAAAAGTTTGGCCAACGCGGCGTCGGTGATCTGGGCGCGGGCCTTGCAACAGCCGTGGCGTTACGCGAGTTGGTATCTGTTCGGCAAGCCGTGGCAGTATTGGCAAGCGGAAGAAGTGGCCGGGGCCGGTGGCCCTTATGTCTATGAGGTGGCGTCGTCGGTGTATACCCGACAGCCGTTGCCGGCCTTTACCTTGAACATGATGATGGCGATTCATCCGTTGTTGATTGCCTTGGGCGGATTGGCATGCGTTGGGTATCTGGCGGATTGGCGCGCGCGACCTAGTATTTGCGCCAATGACCCGGCAGCGCTGGTTTGCGTCGCCTTGCTGGCTTATTTCACGGCCCTGCACAGTGTATTGGCGCCGCTGCCGCGTTATGCGTTTCCGGTGTATCCGATCGCCTACGGACTGGCCGCGGCGGGAGCGGCCCGCTTGCTGGTCGCGGCAAAAGCCAAGTGGCTGCCATGA
- a CDS encoding SOS response-associated peptidase, giving the protein MCGRFDLTANAQTIVEHFLLQRTPKYQPSYNITPGRKILNIVQLEDGSRKSVNLFWGLVPSWAKDKKNSGHLINARMESVREKPSFRAAFRHRRCLIPATGFYEWHQQDAAKQAYHIHKADHGVLAFAGLWEQWQQQTETLYSCTIITMAATGCMTEIHQRMPAILNPADYGIWLDKATPPDTAFALLNAGIYPDLQATAVSNWVNNPQHDDPRCLQTQSAT; this is encoded by the coding sequence ATGTGTGGACGTTTCGATTTAACCGCAAATGCGCAAACCATCGTCGAACATTTCTTATTGCAGCGTACCCCGAAATACCAACCCAGCTACAACATCACGCCGGGCCGCAAAATATTGAACATCGTCCAGTTGGAGGACGGCTCGCGCAAATCGGTGAATCTGTTCTGGGGCTTGGTACCTTCGTGGGCCAAAGACAAGAAAAACAGCGGCCATTTGATCAATGCCCGCATGGAATCGGTACGGGAAAAACCCTCGTTTCGCGCTGCCTTCAGACACAGGCGCTGCCTGATACCGGCCACCGGATTCTACGAATGGCACCAACAGGACGCCGCCAAACAGGCTTACCACATCCACAAAGCGGACCACGGTGTATTGGCGTTCGCCGGCTTATGGGAACAATGGCAGCAACAAACCGAAACCCTGTATTCCTGCACCATCATCACCATGGCCGCCACGGGCTGTATGACCGAGATCCACCAACGCATGCCGGCCATCCTGAACCCCGCCGACTACGGTATCTGGCTGGATAAAGCCACCCCGCCGGATACCGCTTTCGCGTTATTGAACGCCGGCATCTACCCCGACCTGCAAGCCACCGCGGTAAGCAACTGGGTCAACAATCCGCAGCACGACGATCCGCGCTGTTTGCAGACGCAATCGGCCACTTGA
- a CDS encoding hydantoinase B/oxoprolinase family protein, whose product MSGWQFWIDRGGTFTDIVARAPDGRLLCRKLLSENPERYRDAALQGIRDILQLPPSAALAPHIGSVKMGTTVGTNALLERKGEPLVLVVNQGFKDCLRIGYQNRPDIFALHIRRPEQLYRAVVEIGARIGADGREIRPFDSARARRQLAELFAQGYRAVAIALMHAWRYPSHEVQLAELAAEIGYRQISLSHRVSPLPRLVGRADTAVVDAYLSPILRRYVEQVTSGLTNGGRSSRLLFMQSNGGLVAADLFQGKDCILSGPAGGIVGAAAVAERAGLAKIIAFDMGGTSTDVAHYAGELERSFDTEVAGVRIRTPMMAIHTVAAGGGSVLHFDGFRYRVGPDSAGADPGPACYRRGGPLTVTDANLLLGKLPGFPAVFGPRGDQGPDLQRVRVLFAELAQRIGQACGEPRSPEQVAAGFLAVAIENMAEAIKQISVQKGYHLADYALCCYGAAGAQHACLLAEQLGMRTVLLHPLAGVLSAYGMGLAQFRVLRQRGVERHLDGVSAAELDEWWGELLAQAAAELSAQGVAAPTIRSRRQLVVRYQGTDTSLALDADQPGQLTERFAAAYRQQFGFCYADRPLLLSAVYLECSAGDAPDLDCGFQAAAGPVRAERIDRMFSRGAWRETPIYRREALPSGAVLDGPAIVLESTSTIVVEPGWQAQVAANADLLLQRREIGIEAAMPGAAADPVWLEIFNKRFVSVAEQMGFVLQNTAHSVNIKERLDFSCAVFDPTGQLIANAPHIPVHLGSMGAAVAALLARVDLVMQAGDAYLLNSPYAGGTHLPDITVVSPVFDPPGDRLLFLVASRGHHADVGGISPGSMPAASRHISEEGVLSAGLKIVQAGQFLERAVVQWLQDHPYPARNPQQNIADLQAQIAANHKGANELLALVAQYSLPVVAAYMRHVQDHAEACVRRLLPGLADGYFEYPMDQGGRIAVRITVDRRRSQAEIDFSGTSPQLDGNFNAPAAVCQAAVMYVFRTLLQDDIPLNAGCLKPLTIVIPEGCLLNPRYPAAVVAGNVETSQYVVDALYGALGVLAGSQGTMNNLTFGNRDYQYYETICGGAGAGNGFAGADAVHTHMTNSRITDPEILEQRFPVLLHEFSVRDGSGGAGRYRGGCGTLRHIEFLQAMSVGILSSHRRLPPFGLAGGSPGQIGRNRLLHKDGSEDILPACAQLAVEAGDAILIETPGGGGFGAAD is encoded by the coding sequence ATGTCGGGTTGGCAGTTCTGGATCGACAGAGGCGGCACTTTTACCGACATCGTCGCGCGCGCGCCGGACGGGCGCTTGCTCTGCCGCAAATTGTTGTCCGAAAATCCCGAGCGTTATCGAGACGCGGCCTTGCAAGGCATACGCGACATTTTGCAGCTGCCGCCGAGCGCCGCATTGGCCCCGCATATCGGCAGCGTGAAAATGGGTACCACGGTCGGTACCAACGCCTTGCTGGAGCGCAAAGGCGAGCCCTTGGTTCTGGTGGTGAACCAGGGTTTTAAGGATTGTTTGCGCATCGGCTACCAAAACCGGCCGGACATATTCGCGCTGCACATCCGCCGGCCGGAGCAACTGTATCGCGCCGTAGTGGAAATCGGCGCCAGAATCGGCGCCGACGGCCGGGAAATACGCCCCTTCGATTCGGCTCGGGCGCGCCGGCAGTTAGCCGAGTTATTCGCGCAGGGCTATCGGGCCGTCGCAATCGCCCTGATGCACGCATGGCGCTATCCGTCGCACGAAGTGCAACTGGCCGAACTCGCCGCCGAAATCGGTTACCGCCAAATTTCCCTGTCTCATCGGGTCAGCCCGCTGCCCAGACTGGTCGGCCGGGCCGATACCGCTGTGGTCGACGCTTACCTGTCGCCGATTTTGCGCCGCTACGTCGAGCAAGTGACCAGCGGCTTGACCAACGGCGGCCGTTCCAGCCGTTTGTTGTTCATGCAATCCAACGGCGGCTTGGTTGCAGCCGATTTATTTCAAGGCAAGGACTGTATTTTGTCCGGGCCGGCCGGCGGCATCGTCGGGGCGGCGGCGGTGGCGGAACGGGCCGGGCTGGCTAAAATCATCGCGTTCGACATGGGCGGAACCTCGACCGACGTCGCACATTACGCCGGCGAGTTGGAGCGCAGTTTCGACACCGAAGTGGCCGGGGTCAGAATTCGCACGCCGATGATGGCGATCCACACCGTGGCGGCCGGCGGCGGCTCGGTCTTGCATTTCGACGGCTTCCGCTACCGGGTTGGGCCTGATTCGGCCGGTGCCGATCCCGGTCCGGCCTGTTATCGGCGCGGCGGACCGCTGACCGTGACCGACGCCAATTTGCTACTGGGCAAATTACCGGGTTTTCCGGCCGTATTCGGCCCGCGCGGCGATCAAGGACCGGACCTGCAGCGGGTGCGCGTCCTATTTGCCGAGCTGGCGCAGCGCATAGGCCAGGCCTGCGGCGAGCCGCGCAGCCCGGAACAAGTCGCCGCCGGTTTTTTGGCGGTCGCGATCGAAAACATGGCCGAAGCGATCAAGCAAATCTCGGTACAAAAAGGTTACCACTTGGCCGACTACGCCTTGTGCTGCTACGGGGCGGCCGGCGCTCAACACGCTTGTCTGCTGGCCGAGCAATTGGGCATGCGCACAGTGTTGCTGCATCCTTTGGCGGGGGTGTTGTCGGCTTACGGCATGGGCTTGGCGCAATTTCGGGTGTTGCGGCAACGTGGTGTGGAGCGGCATTTGGACGGCGTCAGCGCCGCCGAGCTTGACGAATGGTGGGGCGAACTACTGGCGCAAGCGGCCGCGGAATTGAGCGCGCAAGGTGTAGCCGCGCCGACGATTCGCAGCCGCCGCCAATTGGTCGTGCGCTATCAAGGCACGGATACCTCGCTGGCACTGGACGCCGACCAACCGGGCCAGCTGACCGAGCGTTTCGCGGCCGCCTATCGGCAGCAATTCGGTTTTTGCTACGCGGACCGGCCGCTGCTGTTGTCGGCTGTGTATCTGGAATGCAGCGCCGGCGACGCGCCGGACCTGGATTGCGGCTTTCAGGCTGCCGCCGGACCGGTGCGCGCCGAAAGGATCGACCGCATGTTCAGCCGCGGCGCCTGGCGGGAAACGCCGATTTACCGGCGGGAAGCCTTGCCGAGCGGAGCGGTGCTGGACGGCCCGGCCATCGTGCTGGAATCGACCTCTACCATAGTGGTCGAGCCCGGTTGGCAAGCGCAAGTCGCGGCAAATGCCGATTTGTTGTTGCAGCGCCGCGAAATCGGCATCGAGGCGGCGATGCCCGGCGCGGCTGCGGACCCGGTTTGGCTGGAAATTTTCAACAAGCGCTTTGTCTCGGTCGCCGAACAAATGGGCTTTGTGCTGCAAAACACCGCGCATTCGGTCAACATCAAGGAGCGGCTGGATTTTTCCTGTGCCGTGTTCGACCCCACCGGGCAATTGATTGCCAACGCGCCGCATATCCCGGTGCACTTGGGTTCGATGGGCGCCGCCGTTGCCGCCCTGTTGGCCCGGGTCGACCTGGTCATGCAAGCGGGCGACGCCTATTTGCTTAATTCGCCCTACGCCGGCGGCACGCATTTGCCGGATATTACCGTGGTCAGTCCGGTATTCGACCCACCAGGCGACCGGCTGTTGTTTCTGGTTGCGTCGCGCGGTCACCATGCCGACGTCGGCGGCATTTCCCCGGGCTCGATGCCGGCCGCCAGTCGCCACATCAGCGAAGAAGGCGTGCTCAGCGCCGGCTTGAAAATCGTGCAAGCCGGGCAGTTTCTGGAGCGGGCGGTTGTGCAATGGCTGCAAGATCACCCGTATCCGGCTCGCAATCCGCAGCAAAACATCGCCGATTTGCAGGCGCAAATCGCCGCCAACCACAAAGGTGCCAACGAATTACTGGCCTTGGTCGCACAGTATTCCTTGCCGGTGGTAGCCGCGTACATGCGGCACGTGCAAGATCACGCCGAGGCTTGCGTGCGCCGTTTGTTGCCCGGTCTGGCGGACGGCTATTTCGAATATCCCATGGACCAAGGCGGGCGGATCGCGGTGCGCATCACGGTGGACCGGCGGCGCAGCCAAGCGGAAATCGATTTCAGCGGCACCTCGCCGCAACTGGACGGCAACTTCAATGCCCCCGCCGCAGTGTGTCAAGCCGCGGTGATGTACGTGTTCCGCACCTTGTTGCAAGACGACATTCCGCTCAACGCCGGCTGTTTGAAACCCTTAACCATCGTTATCCCCGAGGGCTGTTTGCTGAATCCGCGCTACCCCGCCGCGGTGGTGGCCGGCAACGTCGAGACCTCGCAATACGTGGTGGACGCCTTGTACGGCGCGTTGGGGGTGCTGGCCGGCTCGCAAGGCACGATGAACAATCTGACGTTCGGCAACCGGGATTACCAATATTACGAGACCATCTGCGGCGGAGCCGGGGCCGGCAACGGTTTTGCCGGGGCGGATGCGGTGCATACCCACATGACCAATTCGCGCATCACCGACCCGGAAATTCTGGAACAACGTTTTCCGGTGTTGTTGCACGAATTCTCGGTACGCGACGGCAGCGGCGGGGCCGGGCGCTATCGTGGCGGCTGCGGCACGCTCCGGCATATCGAATTTCTGCAAGCGATGTCGGTCGGCATCCTGTCCAGCCATCGCCGCCTGCCGCCGTTCGGCCTGGCTGGGGGCAGTCCCGGTCAAATCGGCCGTAACCGCTTGTTGCACAAGGACGGCAGCGAAGACATCCTGCCGGCTTGCGCGCAGCTTGCTGTTGAGGCCGGCGACGCCATCCTGATCGAAACCCCGGGCGGGGGCGGGTTCGGAGCGGCCGATTAG
- the ccmI gene encoding c-type cytochrome biogenesis protein CcmI: protein MFEFGLYALILLLMALGFIVVPMLLSKTVVRQTDDETNIQLAQTKLKELKAELAAGNISQIQFSTAKHELEVGLFHDLHDGGSLAQPGGNGRWLALPLAFAVPVAALALYAQLGDFRAFDPNAARPVQTELSREEQIEQMVNGLAQRLEKQPNDLQGWIMLGRSYKAMKRYPDAVGALRKALALQPDNPDLMLQLADAAAMTNNGSLQGEPNQLIERALQLKPDNEMGMWLLGLSKAEAGRYDPAIAIWRKLQQRYQPGDKDYQEVQQLIDTALKRAGREAEIGATPAPAAPTAAVAAKAGSSVNVEVSLDPRYQPLVNDGDSVMIYVKAANGPKMPLAAVKRQVKDLPLKITLDDSMAMMPNMTVSTFEDLQVTARVSRSGNAMPQAGEPIGSVAVKGEQRNAVTVVINDQVR, encoded by the coding sequence ATGTTCGAATTTGGATTGTATGCGCTGATTTTGCTGTTGATGGCCTTGGGTTTCATTGTCGTGCCGATGTTGCTGAGTAAAACCGTGGTGCGTCAGACCGACGACGAAACCAACATTCAGTTGGCGCAAACCAAGTTGAAGGAACTGAAGGCCGAATTGGCGGCCGGCAATATCAGCCAAATCCAGTTCTCCACCGCCAAGCACGAATTGGAAGTGGGCTTGTTCCACGACCTACACGACGGCGGTTCGCTGGCTCAACCGGGCGGCAACGGACGTTGGTTGGCGCTGCCTCTGGCATTTGCCGTACCGGTCGCCGCGTTGGCGCTGTACGCGCAATTGGGCGATTTTCGCGCCTTCGACCCGAACGCGGCCCGGCCGGTGCAAACCGAGCTCAGCCGCGAGGAACAAATCGAGCAAATGGTCAACGGCCTGGCGCAGCGTTTGGAGAAGCAGCCGAACGATTTGCAAGGCTGGATCATGTTGGGCCGTTCGTACAAAGCGATGAAGCGCTACCCGGACGCAGTGGGCGCATTGCGTAAAGCCTTGGCCTTGCAGCCGGATAACCCCGATTTGATGTTGCAATTGGCCGACGCCGCGGCGATGACCAATAACGGCAGCTTGCAGGGCGAGCCTAATCAGTTGATCGAACGCGCCTTGCAGCTGAAACCCGATAACGAGATGGGCATGTGGTTGCTTGGCCTGAGTAAGGCCGAAGCCGGCCGGTACGACCCGGCTATCGCGATTTGGCGCAAACTGCAGCAACGCTATCAGCCCGGCGATAAAGATTATCAGGAAGTACAGCAACTAATAGATACCGCGTTGAAGCGGGCCGGACGCGAAGCGGAAATCGGCGCGACGCCGGCTCCGGCCGCACCAACCGCCGCTGTTGCCGCCAAGGCCGGCAGCAGCGTCAACGTCGAAGTCAGCCTGGATCCGCGTTACCAGCCCTTGGTCAACGATGGCGACAGCGTGATGATTTACGTCAAGGCCGCCAACGGACCGAAAATGCCGCTGGCCGCGGTCAAGCGGCAAGTCAAGGATTTGCCGCTGAAAATTACCTTGGACGACAGTATGGCGATGATGCCCAACATGACGGTGTCGACGTTCGAGGATTTGCAGGTTACCGCCCGCGTCAGCCGTAGCGGCAATGCCATGCCGCAGGCCGGCGAGCCTATCGGCAGCGTTGCCGTCAAGGGCGAGCAGCGCAATGCGGTTACGGTGGTGATAAACGACCAAGTGCGCTAG